In Rosa rugosa chromosome 4, drRosRugo1.1, whole genome shotgun sequence, the genomic stretch CACCCACTCCAGATCAATCTTGATCAATCTCACCTTCAGCAGCAACCCGGCCTCTAGGACCCACTTCCAACAAAAACCCACTTCCAACAAGCAATCCGGAAGTGCGTCTGCTTGGTGGTTCACAAGTggtccagtttttttttttttttcaagactGTGGGCAGAAGGTCGAGAAGgcgagaaggaaagaaaaaaaaaagttttattatcTCGTAATATTAAaagtctattgggaggcaatagacgttttaaattgatgtaatctctctgttttttttttctttaatcaaagttttatttgtataattttaggaatattagttcccattttggtaatcgaaacgtctattgtcCTTCTATTGGGGggagggggcaatagacgtctattggggacaatagaggttttcagaaaaatccggtACGCTGCGgccagtgaccggaatccggcgaaagttggccggaatctaGTGAtcggtgaccggtgaccggaatccggcgactgATGACGAGCTCTggtgaagtctcctatggtttctctcttccattctccctctctctctctctaagtaacaaatgggtgagggtaaaatggtattaaaaaaaaaaaaccttaatggggtattaggaaaGAATTCcatagagtgttttgggtaaaaaaaaaaaaacttaatggggtcagtgggaaaaaaatatctagaaatgaggtaaatgttcaaaaacccaaaaaaaaaaaaactacgttCTTTATTTTTTCGATAACAAGACGTGCATTACACATATAGAAAGCTAGTTAAAATAAATCAAACCCTTACAGGCTGATCAAATTTTTGATTTCAAAGAAACAATCATTAGCTAACTTAAATGTCGGTGGTTACCTTATGAAAGTTGATTGTTGCGGTCAAGGCGTACGACAACACCGTTTTAGAGTACACCAATTTTTTTTGCATGTCAAAGAAAAACCCAAGCCAGTTGGGCCCAGTTGAAGCCCAAAAGAACATTATCCTTAATCAGCACCATTCTTACTCTCCTCAGTAGGTAAGTGAGATATGATCAATGTCATCgtgttgttggttgttacttctttatgcaatcaaatgcaatttgcccaaaaaaaaaacaaaaacaaaagcaatcaAATGCAGCAAGCCTTAAAGACTTAAAGAGTACAATATTATAAACAGATTCTAAGAATATGGTGGCgagatgagcctcccagcttgatGAAGTTCCGAATctcattatttaaaaaaaaaaaaaagactgtaATTTATAAATGGATTCTAAGAATCTGATACAAAATAAATCAGAATATCAGATACTCAAGGCTCAGCTTTGACTTCGTGCTTCACATCTCCATTTGGCAATGTGCTTTGTCCTTTTGCAAGCTTCGTAACCTGTATCAGATGGAACGGTATTAAAGCCTAGAAAGAAAACAACTAAAACACTCGTGTAACATTTCGAGGATGGGTGCAAAGTCCAGATTGAGCGATCAATGCAATGCAACTTACAGCAGAAGCAGCAACACGTATTTCTCTATATGATTCAACTTCATCAGGAAATGCCTGTTCAAGTTCTTCCAGTTGATGCTCTCGTAAAATCTGAAGAAAACATTACAGCAAGTTGAATCAGGTAACTTGACAAACTgaagtggaatataaaaaaaatgattacTAAATGGGTTCAAAACTAAAAGGTATAATGAAACTTGCCTTGAAGGTATCAGTTTTGCCTCTAGTGATCTGATTTTTGGCAATGCAGCTGTTTATGAGATCCCTTGTAAGTAAATCAGGATTATTTCCATCGTCGATCAACCTATGCAAACTCGGCAAATTTTTTCTGGTTAAAATGGGCCATAAAACAGAAATCTTTAGTTGCAGAAAAACGTAAAATTACAGAAGAAGACTCACTTAATAACCTCCATAGGAACCTGGAAATTGCATTTGTTTGACAACATAGCCATATTGTCCAGCTCCATGGCAAGAGCATTTCTGAGAGGTCAATTCCAATGTGAGAAAATCTCCGATAAACAATCATATATACTGGGAAAGACAAATTGAATTGATCTTGAATAAACTGAGGCACTGAGCATGAGTAGAAATGTAGAATTATAGGCGCTTGAGGAGGGGGAGCTGAGAACCGATAGTGAATGAAGAGACAGTGAGGTAGAGCTGGTGAATGAGGGCTAATGTTTTCTCGGTAGACTTAATGACCTCGTTCAGGTTTTGGTTTTGCTCGTCCACCCCTGTTTCTCCTGCTGTATCATTTGTTTGAGGGACTAACTTCCCCTTGTCGCCATTCCCACTACTCCCAGCATTGGAATTCAGCGGTATTTGCATCTCTAAGGCTTTCCGAAGCATACATATATCGGCATGtcaagagatatatatgaagtcaatagaaattattctatgcaccgacggtgcaagtgacccaacccttataaaataatctcaacccttgatatttattatcaactttatttttaataaacaaaaactgtatttaatgcaatctaaccattcatttatgttggtgcaagtgcacggcggtgctctgaataatctctctgAAGTCAATCATTTTACTGTAAAATATTTATGAGTAATAGTTTTCTTTCTGAACCGGGAATTTATAACTTCCAAAACAGAATACTAAAAGTCCAGCTGATGAAAACAGCAAATATCTTACGATCACCACTCATTACTACACTTTTCAGTTTTCACCGATTGTGCCGATATGACATTGTGATAAACGAACTCATTAATAAACAAAACGactgtaatttttcttttctttatcaaGGAAAGAGAAATTGCATAAAAATCAAGCCCAGTGAACTACAACAAGCCCACAAAGAACCAGCCTAGTGGCATACCATTGCATAAAGTGATAAAACAATTGATCCGTACAAGGAATCCCAACCAATTAACAAAGGAAATAACATACGGTCCAACCCTGACCAGAAGACATAGATCCCCACGAAGAACCAACCATTTTCCATTGCAAACTTGCCGTGCCGTCACTCGATGGAGTGGCTCCTCCGTCGGCCACTTCCAATTTGTCGccaataagtagcttgagggtTTTGAATCGGCACCGAGAGATGTGTTGAGATGTATTGAAAAATTATAACTTTACCAATGGGTTTAAAGTATTTGTTCCTCTCTAATCATTGTTATTTGGTATGGTATTAGTTGTGAAGTATAAATATATGAGAATAAGTTAACCCACGTGTGAATGTTTCACGGCCACACTAACGTCCACACGTGCTTCACGTGATCTAATATAAATTGAAAGCTTAAATTACCTAATTACTTTTCCAAAACTCAGAAATACTTTTCCTAACTTGAGAGCTATTTTTCTAAGTTCAGTGTTCTGACAGTTGTTTATATGCttatataaaagaaaataaaaagtctCATAGATGTTTTGCTTTTAAACATTTTACATAATTGAGTTTTggtataatatttttttgggtttttgtccatttaccctaattctagactCACTTtacctcattaagtttttttaattcttcattacccataaagactctaataaggtcttccctaatacctaattaagttttttttttcgtttttttattttattttttagactattttaccctcactcctttgttacatatagagagagagagagagagaggccataTGAGACTTCGTGGGACTCCGGTCACAGGCAgccagattccggtcaccagtcgCCACTCaccggacttctctgaaaaccttgCCGAAGGTCTCTAAAAAGGTcgttggagatctcataggtcgcaggaaaggtttattgcctcccaatagacctttattggggggcaatagaggtttatgaaacctcaccGGAAGTTCTCAAAGAGGTTATTagagatctcatatggggccgGAGCGGTTTATTGCCCCTCCCAGTAAAcctatattgccccccaatagaacttttggtcgccagaatgagaactaatctccctaaaattagacaaataaaattttgattaagGAGACAAGGCATTTAtcgcccccaatagacatttatttTATCCCTAATAGACCttcattgccccccaataaaatattctttttttcgtttttctttctctctgagCCTTTTGCctccattttaccaaaaaaaataaataaatagagtcAGGAGACAAAGCGAGTTCGACCGGCTCAATGAAATGTTCTTTGTTAAAGCATATACAGGACTGTGTCAAAAGACCATTTCTATTCATTGAATCATTCCCAATATATAACACTTGGTTAAATTGGCTACAGCGAGAATGTATTTGAAATACCATTTAATAACAAATTGAGTAATTGACACACGACTTAGCTAGTGTAACTTTGGGACAATATGcagaccaaacaaaaaaaaacaaactgtgTTCATGCATGGTGAATCGTGATGAAAATTTCAAAGAGGAACAGAGTTCTGGGACCTCGCTAAGATAACCGAAGGCTTCGACACTAAGCTCGACGTTTTCCAAGAACACTTCCtctgaaattcaatttcatgaATTTTCAAGAAAACAGGAAATCAATCAAGCTGAGATATTCAAAATTTAACGCGAGTGTAATCAACATACCATTCCAAATGGTGATCTTGAGCTGGTGCTTGTGAAAATCCTTGACGACCACGGACATTGCCGGGGAAAGAGTCTCAACTGCGATGACGGCGTTGAGAacgagaaagaagaagaagaagaagagagcacCGACGTCTTCTTCAAGTTGACCCGATCCACGAACTCGCTCTCCTCCGCAGCCGCCCTACACGGCTTCATCTCCTCCATTTGACCCCCTGTCGCCGCCGCCTTCGCCTTGTGGTGCAGCATGGCCGTCTGGTGCAGCATGGCCATCTCTACCGCACCGACTCTGGCGCCGACCTCGGTGGTCTTCTTCCTTATCGAGGTTGCCTTCTTCCTAGCAGGGCGATCAGATTCGTCCTCCGGTTCCAGGGCCgccatggcagagagagagagagagagagagagagagacggcgcgaaggagggaggagagagagatcgatgatgATAGAGGCAGTCGAAGAAAGTGCCAAGCACCCAAGCGACGGCGTCGTTGAcgtcaaaaagaagaagaagaaggcggaGTCGACCAAAGCCAGGTCGGTGACGATTTGCGGTGTTTTTCTGGTGATAGGGGCCGTCtcagtcgagagagagagattgaatgCTAGTGGCAAATTGTAATTTTATAATTGAGTTGAGGTCAAAAGTGACATTTTGACATTAAACGGTGTCAGTGAAATATAATCTCTTGGTGGGGTAAGTGATAATGTTTTGTGTAAAAATGGGGCATTGGGTCAagacccctttttttttttcttcatatacTTATGTAATTGTGATATAAATGTTATTTAACAAATACATCTTTAAATATATAGGAAAAAAACTTATGTTATAAAAAGAAcataaaaattttattttattattttgaaaACATTAATGATAGCATGtgaacttgaaaaaaaaaaaaaaagtcttgtaTTCAAATCTCATTATAGAAAGTTTCTCATATCTTTTAAAATAAGATAAAGTTTTATGCTTGTAATGGGTCAGCCCGCAGTAAGTTGTGCACGGATTGTACCACATTGGCTCATGGGTATTGCCTTGGTCCAATCCGACCTCAAAAATGGGTCGTGCCCTGCCACTATTAATTAAACGGGCCGGGGTCATGCCGTGATCTAAAGTGACCCGTTTGACACCTCTAGTAGGGGGATGGTagaggaaaagaaaattgaaaggtAGGTGGTCGGAAGaaacactacaagaaaaaacataTTTAACAACATGCAATTCACGTTGTCAATAACTTTTGACAACGTTTGCCGCATGTTGTAGATGCCAAAGTCATTAAAAGTCCCCGAGTCCTTAACATCGAGCTTTGAACGTTGTCGAAAAGAGGCGAAGCATGTTgttgtaattattcaacaatgagcTATGCACGTTGTCATAAATTTTCGATAACGTTTCAAGCGCATGTTGTAAGTTTTAACAACATTCTCTGCACGTTGTCATAAATTTTAGACAGCATACACGGTACGTTGTCATATTAATGGATACGTTGTTATAAAATTTCAGTACATACTATTGCACCCAATTTGCTGGGTTATGCTTTCCTGTACCTCTAAACATTCACCATTACTTAAACTCATTCACATGCCAATATTAGTACACACTAACCATGTATGAAAAATTTACATTTCATTAGGAGTGCCACATTCTCTTAtacatatgttctttacaaaacaAGCATGACAAAGTACTGGATTCTTTGTTCATCAGCATTGACAAAACATGCATGGTACTCCCTCACCTACATAAATTCTCTAGTAAAGCAAAATGTACCTGCTACTTCAACTACTAAGGGAGCATTTTAATGGAGCTTTTGGGCCATGCAAGAGTGCTTCCTACAGCTTCACCAAGTTGTTTGGCATCCATGGTTGCTCTATACACTTCCATAGTCTGATACTCATCAAACACCACGTCAACCCAAACCTTCCAACAATCTCGTCCAAGAGGCACACAATGAACTTTTGTACTTGGATTTGTTGAAGAGATCTTCCCTTCAGCCaccacttcatcttcttcataattGTTCCAATTCAAAAGTGCACATCTTCTATTTTCAAGATCATTGCTTGGAGCATTGATTGGTCTACTTGATTGTTGTGACTACaaatataagaaattaagagagagaaatatTGGTTTAAACATCTAACTGTAATATTGCTCACACAGTTTCTGGAAGTAATAGCTATTGTATCAGTAGATTAAGAGGATAAAACTTAAAACTGAACATGTACCGTACAGTACCTAGTTGCTTACCAAGAGCAATTCTATTTTATTCTTCAAAGCATAGCCCTACTCTAAAATGATAATTAGACTGTAATGACTAATGATTGTTGTCCAGGAACCTCAAAGCAGAAATTCCTCTCTTGTTATAGCATGACAATAGGTGAATTTTGTTTCACCTAAAATTCATAAATCTTACCAATTATAGCAGAGATTACATACCTGAGAAGTAGTTGCATGTGCATTTATCATTTTCTCTAAGTTTATGTTCTGTTGAGAAGGTCCCTGAATTTAGTTCAAGACACATTAGATTATGCTTCTTCATTCCCAATGGATTTGTTAAGCACAAGCCAGAAACTGCATATCAGATCTATCTTAATTCGTAGTTCACAACATGACCACAGGTCCACAAGTAAAGTAATACCTATAGTCATATGCAGTAAGTCTTGCAACTGAACAACTCATCGCATACCAGAactcgtttttttttattttaactcAAAAACACAGTAGTTTCACATTTCCAACTTGAAGATGAtatcccataaaaaaaaaaaggaaaaaaaaaaacttgaagatGGTATGAAGGCATATCGAATACCAGACTATTCCGCCCACTCATGTTTAATACATAATTTTGTATTAAGATATACCAAGAAGCATGAGCCGGGTGAGAAACCAAAACAGATTTAGTCATTATAGCAAAGTGGTGCAGGTAATGCAATTGCAGCCTAGGTCCAAGTTATGGTTTCGGTTAGCTAAATTCATGTCCAGTTTCAACTTCATGTTTAATTCTTCTGGCTTTTAAGAATCAATGAAAGATTAAAATGCTACTTTGTTAAAGCCACCGTGTTCTTCCCCCTCTTGACCCTACAAGCAGAAATTGCAGTCCTCACTAAACAATGAATTGAATCGAAAGGAGAAGCTAAAGGCAAATTCTCACACTAAACTTAGCCTATTCCAATTTGCCTCATATATTTTTGAAACTAAACAATTTGCAGAACTATAAATGTCAAAATTCCGTGCTATTCTACTCTACCTATTTTCTCAAAATGCAGAAAACTAGTCATAGATTGCAGCTAACTAAACTTTCTTAATCAATTGCAGATACAATAAGAGAAGCCCATTCAATTCCACAAAGCCATATACTCAATTGCCCATTCAATTCCACAAAGCCATATACTCAATTTCCCATTCAATTGAGTATATGGCTATGTGGAATTTCCGAAAATTTTCGAACCAAACACTACCATGAACGAACAATAAGTCAAAAAAAAGTACCTGTAATCAGAATCGGAGAAGCATTGCAGGAATCGAAGGGAGCTGATCTTGAGAAAGAGCTTGAGCTTGAGCTTCAGAAGGGAACCAAAGACAGAGAAGCTGAGCTGAGCTGAGAGACGCtgcgagtgagagagagagagagagagagagatctgagcttttgagagaatttgaaattgaaaactgagaATGAAGAGCGATTGGTACCTGGAGACGAGTTGATGGCGGGAGGGAAGGACTGCTTGAAGTCTGAAACGACTAGGTGGCTCCGAGCCCGTCGAACATTATGAAGGTCACCGTCGACTGAGGCGAGAGCTTTTGGTGGCGGGAAATGAGTTTTGGCTTCGACTAGGGCGTTTAGTGGCTTTGTAAAAGGTAGGTcaaccaaatttcaaatttctcctAAAATTTAGAATAAAACGGACAGCTCCcctcaccaatttttttttttttatctcaaagtTTTGACAGCGTTCGCCACATGTTGTCATTCTGAAAAATTTTCAACAACGTGCACACCTGCTTGTTGATAACTTAATTGACAACTTGCAGATAACAACACACAAAGTAGATTGTTGATAACCAAATTAACAACGTGCAAATGACGCGTGTGGTATTAAATGATTTACTACAACGCACATTATTTGCTCGTTGTCGAATACTGTAAGTAACAACGAACATTTAGAGCATGTTGTTATTGTGATGTTGTGGTAGActacttttcttgtagtgaaACTAACATAATAGGACATAATGTCAGGACAAATGGAGGTCGCCCCTGACTCTCAAGCCCAACGATTCAACTAGATCTAGATCTATGTAAGAGAGAATGAAAGAAACTAAAGTATTTGGACACAATGTCAGGACAAAGGAAGACCGCCCATGACTCTCGAGCCTAGCGATATAGATTCAGCTAGATCTAGATCTGGGcaagagagaatgagagaaggACTGAGGGATCTTCTAAATTTGGTTTGTAGGGAGAAGTTTtagcttctctctctaaaaccaaGAAGGCGTGATAAAAAAATTGTGAAACTGGAATTGAAATCATCAATTCAACTCTGAAGCTCTAAATTTTGATGGGAATATGGAAAAGAATTTCTAATAAGATTGCTTTGTGTTTTTCTCAAACCTTAAGAAACATTCTCACTACCAATTAAATTTGCCATAATCCATTTTccctttttcaaatttaattgaCAACCTATTTAAAATTCAGCCctaattaaccaaaaaaaaaaattatataatttATGTTTCTAAGGAAAAGATCCTTATTGAAGAATTGTATTTTATACAAAAATGCCAGAAAGAGTTCATATATATTGACCTTTATGTtacaaaataagaagaagatgagggaagagaaaaaaaagaagaagaggggatACTAACCTGAAGAAGTCCTAGCTTTTTTCTGATGTAGAGAAATGATTTTTGTCTTTTAGAGTTAAGGTAATTTGGCtattatatttataattttggTAGAAAATAGTTTTTGGGGGATGTATTCTTGACACTGTCAAGCTTATTATGGAATCTCTGTAGGTGCTACAGTCCGAGTTATAGGCCGAAACCCAAAACTCAAGTCAACCAAACCAGCAGCCCTAGTGAAAATACCAAACAAGGTAAGGAAAAGAAAAGCCTAACTAAACGCAATAGCCTAGCCCAAACAAAACCATTAGGCTGGCGCAAAGACATGGCCCAAATCAGAAGCCCAAGACCCAAATCCAGAAACAGAATCCCAAGGCCGATGCTCTGGTGGTGATAACAGACCCGAGGATGCTGCCGTCGATCCATACTGGAATCCATCTTGTCCTCCACCAAAACCCGGATCCAGAAAAACCCAAATCGCCACCTTACCCTGAACCCACAGCCGCACCACCTCACCTAGAGATCCAATCCTAGCAACCCAAGCGCAGCAACTCCTCCCAACCGAATCCAAACAGATCCGAATTGGGTCAAATTTTGGCCAAATTGATATCCAATCCAGGAGTCTTGTTCACTGGAAAAACTCCCCGCTCGGCCCACACCGGAACAAGGCCAGGCAGGTCGAGAAACAGAGGTAAACGAGAGGAAACCCTAGTGGGAGAGCGCGTGGGGCCCATTCCTCAAGTAGCTCGGGAGATCAGAGTTAAGGATATAATAACATTTTATGTTAGACAACAGTTTAATTTCGATAATCATCAGATTATGAAGTCTTAATATCGATACGAGAACAGACCAGTAAGtttttttggcaaaaaaaaaaaaaaaaaactgtcctAGGGTTTGACATAAGTAGCATATATAGATATGCACCTAATTTTAATGGCTTAATCTTTGTTCTATCAATATTTTACGGTCAAATTTATATCTGCACTTTTAGCATATGCCCACGATTTTAAAGCACACATGACCCACTTTTCTGTAGTCTATGTCAtgaaaaatatacacacatgtAATAGCATCATAACGAATATGCTCCAATTATCACCTGTGAATATTTTAGTCAATTTATTTCTACATTATCGTTCTGCAGATCAGAATCACATGGATATATATTGAAACTTTCCttttgaattgaaaattttCTCGAATAGGACCCCCATTTTACTGACAGGATCACAACTTTAGCTACTGAAATGAAATGCTGCACATTGTGTTGTAATATTCATGTCTGTAGGTACCTAGCTACTAGTGCTCACAGTTAAAGATGCTAACTTGAATAACCAATTATTTAGATGAAATGCGTTTGGTGACGATAGTGGTCAAAGTTCAACCGACGATTGGAACAAATGAaatttccaaaagccacaatgCTTTTCCCATAGAATGATCATGATATTCTTCTAATATTATCAAATCAGCAACGTACACAAACACATTTTCAGTAATATATCctctattatgaatttatgatgaAACCAATCTCTTAATTTGAAAGCTGCTGCTCTAGTTTTGGCTCCGTTTGTGGAGCTACTTTGGTGCAGGTGGTGTACCTTATCTTAACTTATTCTTCTCTTATTGCCTCATTCATTTGAGCTGGTTAATGGGGTCTATGGCTACTGTTTGTTAGGCTATTTAATTAATTAGGGTaaattactggtcacacccTTATCTTTTTGagattcgacagttcagtccctcgtatcgtAATTTTAACAAGTAACTCTTCcgacattcaaatttcacacaatttggtccaaaatgaccattttacccctc encodes the following:
- the LOC133707423 gene encoding uncharacterized protein LOC133707423, whose product is MAALEPEDESDRPARKKATSIRKKTTEVGARVGAVEMAMLHQTAMLHHKAKAAATGGQMEEMKPCRAAAEESEFVDRVNLKKTSVLSSSSSSFSFSTPSSQLRLFPRQCPWSSRIFTSTSSRSPFGMRKCSWKTSSLVSKPSVILARSQNSVPL
- the LOC133706557 gene encoding uncharacterized protein LOC133706557, with the translated sequence MINAHATTSQSQQSSRPINAPSNDLENRRCALLNWNNYEEDEVVAEGKISSTNPSTKVHCVPLGRDCWKVWVDVVFDEYQTMEVYRATMDAKQLGEAVGSTLAWPKSSIKMLP